DNA sequence from the Vicia villosa cultivar HV-30 ecotype Madison, WI linkage group LG3, Vvil1.0, whole genome shotgun sequence genome:
TTACATCCAGTTCTTTGTCAATTGTAAAAAACCCTCCAACGTAAAAAAGGGTTTTCCCTAATAAACCAATAACCCTCAAAATAGTGTGTTGGATTTCTCCATGTCGTGAGGATTGGAATAATGTGTTTGATTTATAACGAGGAAAGCCAAACCCTTGGCGGCGGGCGTTGATTTCTCCGTTGATAAACTCTGCGAATGTGGTTAGGGTATCTTCCACTTTTCCCTCCGGAGTTGGGTGGACGAGTTCGATGCTCTCTATTTCGGTTAGGATTCAGAGATCTTGGGATTTCTCAATGCTGTAAAGCCGCATCTATTGGAGTCTACTCCAATATGTTATAAAGATCTTGATGCATAAAGATCTCTCACACATGGTGCCAGTTCTTAGAGGAGCACGCTACTGGTTCTCTTCAATCATGAGTACCATGTCTGCCAAGGCTTGAAAGTTTTATTGTTGTATTAATTTGAGAGCATCTCTTGTTCATGTAAAAACGATTACGAATGAGGTTGCTTTGAAGGTCGACATTAGTAAAGTTGTTGCAAAGGTTGGAAAAACTTAAGGATTTAAAACATTCCCCAGTCAAATCTCGAAAGAACAAAATCATGACCGAAGATCACTAAAACTAAATTACTTTTTCCACTTATTACTGAATCTTCTTCATGATACGGGGGGCGGTCATATCaattaaatgttattttaaaatatatattactttAAAATTCAAAGTTGAAAACTTCATTAAATGAATTATCTATCTTGAAAATAACATCTTGTATGTCTAAAATATCTCCCAAAGTATCTCAGCAGTCTTAAGTGAAGGACAAAAAACAGTTAGCATAGAAAAAAACACACATAGTACAAAAAAATTGATCGCCATATATAATTGTCTTAAGTGGTTGAAAAATTAATACGCTGTGTTTTACTCTTGGAATATTTGGTCCCAATCGTACATTATCTCATAAAACACTTCAACTAAAATATACAAAGAGTAAGGAAAAAAAAGCATGATGATCTGAATTCAATCACGTGAAAGAAATGGAAACACAAAAAGACATAACACATTGAGTGTGGTTTCACAAAGAAAGCAAAATTTCCAATTTAAGCAATTCCCACTTTGTTAAAGAGCAAGCAAATTTAGCTGCAAAGAAATTGAAGGCACGTGAAAATACTCACATTGAGTTACTGTGTGTGGTGTTAATTAATGAGAGAGCTACATTGCTATACAAATGTTTTTCTCATGTGTAACTCATTTCCCACGTGCCTATACTCATTCAATTCAACTTGCTCCAACACCTATATATACACTTTTCAAGTCTAGGTCTCATGCATTAATATACTCATGCATGTGTCCTCCTAAATATCTTGTGTTCTCCACTATGTAGCTTTTCTCATATTGTCAACATAAGAAGCTACTACATTGGAATCACAATGAAGAGAAATTGTTACTTTAATTCATTATCTCAAAAACCAATGTAAGTGAGTTATAagttttttcttcatcttcatcttttattctattattttctttattcaaaATTTTGTAGGAATGAGGAGTCGAAAGTAAACAAACATCTTGTTATCATTTCTCATGAACTTCATGAATTTGATGATAAAGAATTTCAGGTAATATATAGATAATAGATATACAGACAGACATATATTTTAGAATTGTACTTAGGGATAACAACGGGTTGGGTCGGATGCAGGTTTCATACTACCCAAATCCGCATCCGAAATCGATACCCGAATCCAAACTCAAACCTAAATgttgttcgggtggcaaaataacactcaCACCCACACCCATTAGGTTCGACTTTTTCACCCAAATAAAAACCCGCaagaaaatacataaaatacattttttctacaattttcctacaactttccaatatatatatatatatatatatatatatatatatatatatatatatatatagtactaTAAATAAGAGGGTGTGATTTTGAGTTTCGGGTGTgggtttcacactatccaaatTTGCATCCAAAATATCGGGTGACACCCAAACCCAAACTCAATCAATTCAAATTTTCGCATGTTGACTCGGATTTGGGTGCGGGTGGGCCTCGCGGATTTGGGTCTGCTTGTCATCCCTAATTGTACCAGTATGGTTTTCTTATTATTGGATGAAATTATTTGCAGGCCCGAGTGATAATATGGTTGGCAAATCAAGAAATGGAAGGAAGGAATGGTAGGAAAAAAATTCCTCCAACACTATCACTTTCATTGCAACCTCAAGTGTTATTAATGCATGCTTCACATGGCTTTTCCATAAAGCAGTCACTTCAAATTTTCCTTcagaagagaaagagaaggatTCAAAGTCACGCCTCTATTATAACGTGTCGTGATAGTAATGGTGCTACAAATTAGTGAAGTGATTGGAATCAATTCATGTGTTCATAATTTGTAGTAGGATATAATTGAAGCCTATGAGTGTGTGTATTTTAGCATATTTTTAATTGATGTAGCCATGACTAGATGGTGACAATTAATGCAcgttttttatttttagtatgAATGAAGAATATTAACGCTTTCAGTCTACTACTAGAATCTAGAGCAATGATGCATATGTGCAAAATGTGGATCCGTCGCATTCAATATATTTTTATAGAGGTGTGCTATTTGTACACTGGATTTTCATACACCATAATTACACCGTATAAACTACAAGGCAAAATGTTCTTGGGCACAAAAACCAAAGTAAaatgaattattaaaaaaaataaaacagtaGATCTTATAGATACAACTACGGTATAGTTGTTAGAATATGGTGTTGACATATCTTTTCCCATTTTTATATATGACTTTGAAAAAGTAGGAAAAAAAATAGATACAAAATTGGTATGATCGTTAAGAGCAAAGACATGCAACGTGGGTGAAATGTTTGATAATTCATGGCAAAAGAAATATAAATTAGTTCTTACAAAAGACATAAcaataaaatgtgtttttttttaaggCTTTGGATCATCTCCTTTCATACATCCCTCTCCTTCAATCAAACaagtgtaataataataatattagtaacaaataatatatataaaaaaaagagaaaatgttaGAGAGAAATAGAGACAAATTTGTGAAGAAGATAATAAGAGAGAAATAATGGAAGGAGAAGATCCAATCCCATTTTGTATTCATATATTAACTTTTCACTAAATATGAGAAATTCATTCGGTTCCGATATGAAAATCAAGTTCATTACCAATGACGGTTGACCTTTGGGCACTTCCTTGAATACCAAGGTGGGCGTAGCAtgtgtaaataatatttttaatggaGAATACTCATCCCAATTTATAGTGTGTTTGTATACCACCATGAAAAATTATAACTGTTTCTAAAATTCGGAGATAAATCTTCGAATGCACCATTTCTACATACATGTCAACTTAAATTGCTCAGACACCTTTATTTTGTTAAAAGTTAGTCCATAGATACATCTCCGTATCAGTATTAGGGTGAGTCTAAAGATGCATTTCTGTAACAACCCTTAATTTAATATTCAGTGaattttttggagatgcatctccgaaatatgttCGGTTAGGTCAAACCATAAACAATTAGAAACAATGGCAGAATGTTGGAAAAACAATATaaattaacatcaaaatactcaatATTACATAGGTAAtcattaacataaatttaacattacatttcattacaAACAGGTGGTTCAGGACGTTGCAACATCCTTAGAATATATTTGGTCAATCTTGCAATCGTCGCATCCACTTCACTCGAACCCTTTGTTGACTAACGGTAAAATATACTGCACATAACTCTTCGATTTTCTGGATATCACAAGAGAGCATTCAGTTTGGACTTCAGATCAAGGAGATGTATATCCTCAGAGACCCGAAATTAAAGTGGGGACTTTGCACAATTGAAATATGTAACACCcaagtttaattatttatttttaattgaatttgtgTTATAATAATTAAGTGATatatatgatttatttaattatttggtgaAGAGTAGAGatttagttagaattattgttaatttatttaatttaattaatattaaaaaatagaattttattaaaattacagAGAAATAAGTATTTTGATAGGAGTTGGGGGTGTGGTTAGATTTAGTAAAATAATAGAATTAgagtaatattttaatttaaaataaaatattgatttttaaaaaataataatagggtGTAGGGAGAGTTGAGGGGTGAGAGAAGTATTGAGATATATCAGGTTAATATAAATAGTTAAGTTGATGAAACTTTTGTACGCTACTTGCAAAAGTTGGAGAATAGACAGAAAGAGGTAGATTTAGAGAAATTTAGAGAGCGAGAAAACAATCTCAAAAGGCCAAAAATTTCCATCTATCGATAAATTCGAAGTATGGGATTATTCATATATGAGTGGCTAAACAGAGGGAAAGTGATGGTTCCTTGCCCTTTTGTCTTCTCGTTTTCttatatgtgattgttatgtttgTGGCCAAAAAGGGTTCGGGCAAAACCCTTTGAGGTGATTAATTATTGAACTTTCCCTTTATTCTAATGAAATATGAAATATGAAATTGTATAACTTGTAAATTTTTTTGCCTGGTTGATGCATTGTTGTTGTATAATGATATGTGGTTATGCCTTAttgcaaaattataataattagatAATGGCATATATTTATCAGTGGCtgttggtttgtaattttttttttttggaaaattcatAAAAGTcgtagaaataataataaaagtaaaaaaattggaaaaaattgagagttgactttttagagttgttttgagtattattattacttgtttaAGACCGTCAAAATAAAAGAGTTGTGAATTAAGTTGTTAGAGTTAAAATTTGAGTAACTCTAACATATTTAGATTTGTGATGATATGTTTGTGAGTAATTTTTTTCATGTTTGTGGACTTACAtgagtaataatatattttttcctgtTAATGAGTAATTgtgattaattatataattattgagTTGTAATTATATAATTTGTTGAGTTAAGTAGTTTAGAGAGGAAATACAATGTTGACCTTACATTGCAAAATTATGGGTTCATAGAGGAACCATTTTTGACTATGTATTTTGAATGTTAATCGTTGAaattcatgcattcatgtatAACGAAGATAGGTGGTTTAGAGATGGACTAATGACGATCTCAACTTCAGAGAGGAACCAGGTTCAAGGAGGAACCAAAGACATGGATAATTCAGTAACATAACTCTGGCATCCAAACATTGGTTCCACATGCATTTTGGAGGAGAAATGCATTGCATTGCATTtgaattgatgattatttgagtATTGTGAATTATTTTTTGAGATTGTGATTGTCATTGTTAAACTATCCTAACTGTTTACATACACCATTAACATTATCAACGTATTTATCACCCCATTAATTTTGTTATGTTGCTCGTTGCTATGATGTTGTAGATTCTCAAAAAGAGAATCATTAGATGCTGCTTGTTCGAAGGATCGGTGTATACGCCTACTTTTCTATGTTTATCGTTTTGAGTTTTAGTTTTTTGTGGTGTCGCTATGATAGTGTAACATTGGGACGATTttcatttatttgatattttctaATGATTGTTGACTTATTTGCTTATGTTGAGATTAACCCATTTGTTTTGATGAAGTATGAGATATTTCAGTCGATATATAATGATTTAAATTTTCTGTTGCGTTATTATAAAATTTTGAGAAGCATGTTTTTGAGAGAGATGTGACACTCTGTTGTTGAAATAATCTGATATTgcaaatttttttagaatttatttttagGGTGTTACCAGGGGTGGCAACCGGGCATGCCCACCCCGTATAGGCCCGCCCTACAAAAGCCTGAGAAAAAATAGGGCAGGGCGGGGCAGACATATTTGAGAGTGCgagtctaaaaccttgcccctcCCTGCAAAGGCCCGCAGGCATTGAACCTTTCgacctaaaaatagtaaaattgtatgaaaaagcttATGTTCACAAAAAACTGGGCGGGAcggacacattaaagagagcgaGCCTAAACCCTTGCCCCGCTCTACAAAAAGTGCGGGAAAAACAGGTTTTCCCCGCGGACTGGGtctattttgccacccctaggtgTTACATAGttggtatcagagtaggtcggTCCATTCAGCCTAAGTTGTGAACGAGATTGTGCCTTTGCGTGCGACATGTGTGTGAGAATTATCGATACTTGTTTTTGTTATCTATTGTTTTCTTTGTTATTTACAATTAGTTAATCTGTCTTGGCTGATTGTGCAAAAAGAAATGGATGGAAGGAATGATCGTGCGATTTCTAATGCTTTGGCAGGAATGGCTCAGGTGATTGTGCAATCGAATGCGACTTTACAGGcgaattagaataacaattagagTGGTGGAGATGATTAGTTTCGTGGGATGGGAaagtttcagaggaacaatctGCCTACGCTTAAGGGGAGGTATGATCCTGAGGGCGCTCAGACTTGGCTTTAGGAGATTGAGAAGATTTTCAGAGTTATGGCGTGCACTGATGAGCAGAATATGTTGTTCGAGACACATATGTTATATGAAGTGGTTGAGTATTGGTGAGGAAACACCCGTCAGAGAATTGAAGCTGCTGGTACTACTGTTACTTGGAGAATTTCAGGACTGAGTTTTTAGAGACGTACTTTCCAACTGATGTTCACAGTAGGAAGGAGATTGAGTTCTTGCAGCTAAAGCTAGGTAGTATAAATATGGCTGACTAAGTGGTCTAAAAGTCTCCCCTTGATTGGAAGATGCAACATGCACGAGACATCGTCCAGTGTGATGGACATCTCACCATGTGGAAGATGAAAATATGACGTCTCTGAGTACCATCTTTCTATAAACGCAGATAACATATCATGGTTAACTGTAACATAATCGATCTTGCACAAGTGTCTCAACCTATATAGTTGCATCATATCCTGAAACCCCTTCTCAAAAGGCTGCGGCAGACTCATAATCTTCCTTTCATGGTTAATGCATTTACAAGCATCATAGTCATGCAAAAAAATAAATCATCATCagaaacttcaaatattataacaaacaTGTTTTTAAAAGAATGAATACAATTGAATTTTACCTCTCGGTTCTAGACATGTCTAGCATCACGGTTCGGGTATAAAGGTAACAACGATAAGTCGGACGAGTCTCCTACGGGAAAACAAAGGGGGAGATGCATAAGCCCTAGAAGTTGACGCCTCCGCATCAACCAAGCTAGAATCGACCGATGCTTGTGATGATTGAGCTTTTTCCCTCCAAACTGATGTGTGATGATTAAGTTTTTTTACCTTCgaatcgatatatatatatatatatatatatatatatatatatatatatatatatatataggggtggcaaaacgggccggggcccgccgggccgcccgcgcacccgccaaaaattggcgggttgggttggaattttaggctcgccgctcgccaaagcccgccccgccaaaacccgccgcccgccatacccgcctcGCCAAAGCctgccgctcgccaaaacccgctcctcctccaaaactcactcttgtttagttaattctagtaattgcaattcttgatggtttattttatacatttatttataaatatatgtaatagtttttagagtaaatttgttaaaaaattacttttataaaaaattgttttaaaaaataagtgaaaagtttaattaaaaggtaaaaaaaacatattaatctattaaaaaaatataaataaaaataggcgggtaagcccgccgcccgccatcttggcggggagggtatgattttgatgcccattttacttagcggacatgcccgccccgctcgttttttggcgggcataaggcggggcgggcggcccgttttgccacccctatatatatatatatatatatatatatatatatatatatatatatatatatatatatatatatatatatatatatatatatatatatatatatatatatatatatatatattgcacaACTCAGTCGTGCCTTAATCTATCTTACTTATGAGCCATAATGTTTATAATTAAACCACATAAGTATTATACATATGAAACACAATAAAGTGAAGTCaaactatgcagacagaaaaaaatCTGGAAATACATCTTCGGATTCTTGAAATCAAAACGTTGAAATAATCTGAGACATCTGCGTAATTTTCTTCAActcaaaatcacaaaaatggtgaaaatgcAATCTATTCCAACATTTAAAATATTGCATTAATCATTTAAACTACCTATCACACAACTCatttaaataactttttaaaaCTACATATGACATAATATAATGTTCAATTTCTATAAatgtatacaaaaaaaaatagaaaaataaaaaaacttatcaaatgtgagtttagtttgatgttgAGTGAGCTCTTTGATAGATTAGATGTTGATAGTGGAAACTTTGAGAGGTTGTGAGAGTTTGTGTTTTGAGAGAATATTTTGAGAAGTGAGGAAGGAGAAGAGTCTAACGCCTTTTTGATTAAAACAGTGTCGAAAAATGCATAATTGTAGGCTACACAAAGATGCATTTTCGTAATCATTTTTGACATTGTTTTAAGACCTAACTCAAAAACAAATGAAGCCAGGAtgcattttcaaatttaattttaatttttcactgGTGGGGAAGCAATACTTAGGGTGCCTTAACTAATTACCAAAATTAATTAAAGGTGGATTGGGCTTTAATTATTAGCACACTCAAAGATGTCCGGCCCGGCCCAATAATTTAATTAGAGGCGAAAGCTGTTTCTTTTCACTCGGGGTAGCACGGGAAGactgtggaagaagaagaagaagaagcaatggAAGACGCAGAGGAAGAGCAACGTCGTCGTTTGAAGCTTGAAGAAGCCCTTGAAATCCAATCCCTCAGACGCATCATTAGCGCTTACCTCAAGTACAATCATTCGTTCCTTCTCCACTCTTCAATTTTTCAACTTTATCGTAAATTATTATGATCCATTGAATTTTGTTCGTTTGGCATATTCTAGTTTGATAATACTCGTTGTATATTTTTGTTTCCATCATAATATTCAAAATTCAATGTTTACGTGTTCAAAGGTGTGAGCTTTGTAGTTAAAGTTTGATTTTGTAATCTCCATAGACatagttcaaaattcaaatccctTTGAAACGGTTGTAAAATGTTACTTAGTGTCATAGCCAATTGCTCACTTTTCAGATAGTTAGTTGAATTTTGAAATCTATAGTAATCTGTTTTGAAATCTATAGATACACATTCACATAGTGTGATTCACTGGTTATCACTTAATACCGACTGCGCATTTCAATTATCGCGATTTTCTATATTTTTGAATCCTAATGATAAAGTAAAAATTGAGTATTTTCTTTGCTGTTTTCTGATGCAGCTATCCTGACGCCGCGGATGAGGATGTTAGAAGATATGAGAGATCTTTTAGGAAGCTTTCACCTACTCATAAGGTATTTGTCTCTTCTGAATTTGCTTGATATTTCGCTATTGATGCTTGAGTAAGACATGTATTGTTATTTCTAGGTTCTTTTAGAGTAATGATATAGAGAAAACTTATATACAGTTATGTAGGTCCTGTTAAGACTGTTCACCTTTTATATTGATAGGACATGTAAGCATCAAATTTTATGAAATTTAATGTCGTCTACCATTTCTTTTAAGAATCGTCATGTTTGACTTATGAATGAATCCTTCTCGATTCCCAATTTATCACTTTGAGGGGTGAAGTTTGATATCTAGGTTCCATTAGCATTCATGCTTGCTtcgacttttaaaaaaaaacatcatgTGGGTCAGCCTCCATGTTTGCAAGTTTGCAGCCCCTCACTGTAGTACTCCTAGGAAACCATGAACAGTCAAAACACCATCACTAACCTTTGACCAGCACCGCTATAGTCACCTTAAGAGACTCACATACACAGATTGAATGTCTTCTTCCAACACCAATACGAGTCTCACAAATAAACATCGCCCCCACCGCTCTGGTTACCACTTCCCCTCGACTCTTGCGAGATCAGTGTTGTCAATGGCGGAGAGGCAAAATCCTGCTATACCGGCCAATTTGCGGTGCCATTATAGTGGATTATGGCGGAAAGATCCGCAATATTGGCCGATATTGTTACCATTGCGGTGAGCCCAAAAACCGCCATGTATATTAGCCATAGCGCCGCCATGACCGCAATTTGATAACACTGCACTAGATATCCCTTACACCTActaattgtttgaaaaaatattgtAACCAGACATTGTCGCTCGCACCAACTACCCTGTTCTCCGCCTCTTATGTCATTGGTAAGTCAGTAACATCAAACTTGCTAGACAAGTTTTCAAAGCTTTGTCGCTCGCACCAACTACCCTGTTCTCAACCTCTTATGTCACCAGTAAGTCGGTACCATCAAACTTGCCAGACAAGTTTTCAAAGCTATGCCAGTTGCCATCCACTACGTCGTCACATGCCGCTCTCAAACTGTCTTTTTTTTCTTAGTCTTACGGAATACTGATGGTGTCGTATGAGATGGAACCACTGGGTCATGTGTGCTGTTGTTATAGGAGAACAGTTCCATCTGGATGTAGGGTAGTGTTATCAAATTGTGGCGCCATGGCCGCTATGACCGATATACATGGCGGTTTTTGGGCTCCGCAATGGTAAATATCGGCCGCTATTGCGGATTTTTCCGTCATAATCTGCAATAACGGCGCCACAAATCGGCTGgtatggcgggattttggctTTCCGCAATGGACCGCCATCCTCCATGGACAACACTGATGTAGGGTACTGGACCTAAGTTTCGTCCTAGTAATATACCTCAGTGTTCTGTTACTTCCGACTTTTTTGGGTCTTCCTAAGCTTGAGCAAGATATGTTCTCTTTGGTCAATTCAGACTGTAGAATTGAACTTTTTGAACTCATACCCGATACTGTTTGACATAAAGATGCAAAACAGGAAGGGCATGAAAATTTGAAAATGCCTTGTGGATCTCACCTTGCCTGGATTGCCACTTGCTCTTATTCTTTTTGCATTAGAATGACTGGTTAACGGCACGACTTGGTAAATAGACGAGTTGGAACTTGCTTTTATACCATTTATATATAAGGAGAGTATGGCCGAAATTATGTGGCAAATCAGTCTATGATAGCATAAATTCATTCTATATACATGATTTATTAGAGGAATTATTACATTAAATCTTATTTAGCTCCTACATTAAAGCATTAATTGACTGTACAATGTCTACTGTCTAATAGTTTAATCAACATAGTTTCTATCTGTTCTTTTTTTGTTTATACATTGTTTCTAGGAGTTTCTGTTAATTCTTTTGTTCCCCTGTTTATTGTACCTTTTTTCGTGTGTTTGTAGGATTTGCTATCCCACTATCCtcaaaagtttgaaaaattaCGCAGGTACATTTTCTTAATCTTTTTCAATACttagcttttctctttttctaaTCTTATATTTAGAAGTTAAAATGCCGAGATACTTCTAAGTTGATGCTGATGGCACTTAGAATAGGGGATGAATTGGACTTGTTGCTGCATGGTTAACTTTGATTCTTCATCATAAAACCACATATGGAGAATTTAGTGGTTGAAGCCTTTGAAAGTGCATATAAATAAGCTGTTTTAAGCTTTTAGCTTTTGTAGAAAGAAAAGCTTCTCTCATCATGTTTTGAATGTTGCATAATGTTAAGTGACACACCAATATAGTATTATTCTGAAAATGTTCAGGTTAATTGTATTAGAATTTATATTAtacttatataaatataaatataattaattctatATTTGTATCTTTGTATTTATTGCATTCAATTTATAAACATAGATAGAGTCTGAACTATAGTCAAAACACTGGGTTTTCAGCATATGCTGACATGCATATACACTCTCTCTACATAGTATTTTATGGTGTAGATGGAGGCAGCTGTAAAAATCTGGTCATGCGGCGTCGGTGGACCTGTTTTCCTCTTATGATATAATGGATCATTTGATGTTTTACTTAATAATAGAGAGGCCGAGTTTGATTGAAAAATGGAAATTTAA
Encoded proteins:
- the LOC131655928 gene encoding uncharacterized protein LOC131655928; protein product: MKRNCYFNSLSQKPMNEESKVNKHLVIISHELHEFDDKEFQARVIIWLANQEMEGRNGRKKIPPTLSLSLQPQVLLMHASHGFSIKQSLQIFLQKRKRRIQSHASIITCRDSNGATN